GCTGATCTGAATGAAAAGAATAACAAGGAAGCGCGTAGTGTACCCTGGGGAACAGGTGTGGTAGATATAGCCGGTATAATAAAGGAATTGAAAAGACAGCATTTTAATGGGCAGATTTCTGCTGAATATGAGTATAACTGGTATAATAGTGTGCCCGATATCAAGGCAGGCGTAATTTATTTTAGAAAGATAATAGCGCGTCCTTAAAACATTTTTTTAGACGAATTCATGGATTTTTATGATGGGAAAGAAATTCATCGGTATTGAAATTGGGGGTACCAAACTTCAGTTAATCACAGGAACGGCGGCAGGAAGTATTGAGCAGCATATGCGCTATACCATTGATCCAGCAGAAGGCGCTGCAGGAATCCAGGCTAAAATAATGGATTGCTTTGGTACCTGGGGAGATCTCAGTGATATAGCTGCCATCGGAGTAGGATTTGGAGGTCCCGTGAACTGGCATACCGGCACCATCCAGGTTTCCCATCAGATAGCCGGCTGGGCGCAATTTAATTTAAAGACCTGGCTGGAAGAGCGTACCGGAAAGCCGGTGATGATTGATAATGACGCCAATGTGGCGGCTTTAGGTGAAAGCGTGTATGGCGGTGGTAAGGGATACCGGCAGGTGTTTTATATGACCATCGGCAGCGGTATTGGAGGTGGAATGATACTCGATGGAAGTATTTATCACGGCAAGGCGCCCGGTGAAGTAGAAGTAGGGCATCTCCGTTTGGATAAAAGCGGCGCTACCCTGGAATCAAAATGTTCGGGCTGGGCTGTAAACAAAAAAGTGAGCGCATATATACATCAGCATCCCGATAGCCTGCTTGCACAACTGGCAAAGGAGCATACTATACCTGAAGCAGGATTGCTTAAACCTGCACTGGAAAAAGAGG
The Chitinophaga sp. MM2321 DNA segment above includes these coding regions:
- a CDS encoding ROK family protein → MMGKKFIGIEIGGTKLQLITGTAAGSIEQHMRYTIDPAEGAAGIQAKIMDCFGTWGDLSDIAAIGVGFGGPVNWHTGTIQVSHQIAGWAQFNLKTWLEERTGKPVMIDNDANVAALGESVYGGGKGYRQVFYMTIGSGIGGGMILDGSIYHGKAPGEVEVGHLRLDKSGATLESKCSGWAVNKKVSAYIHQHPDSLLAQLAKEHTIPEAGLLKPALEKEDAAAREILKEVTDDIAFALSHVTHLFHPEIIIIGGGLSFLDEYLSSPIATALSGYLMNAFLPAPPVQISALRENVVPMGALELAKTALK